A window of the Synechococcus sp. JA-3-3Ab genome harbors these coding sequences:
- a CDS encoding NADH-quinone oxidoreductase subunit M encodes MLSALIVLPILGSLLLFLGLGGRKLAVVLAGIPLAISLFLFTRFDVQATGFQWEQRWDWIPQIGLSYSLGLDGLALLMVALNGLLTLIAILTAEPETKRPNLFYGCILLMSGSVNGAFAAQNLLLFFLFYELVLIPIYLLISIWGSPKRDYAAIKFLIYTAVSAVFLLGAFLAVYWLGDPHTFELAEIRISSLGPAAQTLALLALIVAFGIKMPLVPFHTWLPDAYGESSPPVAVLLGGVLSKLGTYGLFRFGLQLFPQVWADLSGLLAWWGAIAVLSGALAAIAQKDIKRMVAYSSIGHMGYILLGMAAATPISLTGAMVQMVSHGLILALLFDLVGLVERKVGTRDLNVINGLLNPLRGLPTVSALLILGGMASAGIPGLVGFVAEFLIFQGSYQDFPLPTLLSICGTGLTAVYFVILLNRTCFGKLDNRTAYYPRVQGWERIPGFLLTALIVWFGIQPMNLVKWPQTLAFTLSTQVAQAQTLVIAEAEHSSPSSLLQGSLMDNASS; translated from the coding sequence ATGCTGAGTGCCTTGATTGTGTTGCCGATTTTGGGATCCCTGCTGCTGTTCCTGGGCTTGGGAGGGCGCAAGCTGGCGGTGGTCTTGGCCGGGATCCCGTTGGCCATCTCGCTATTTCTGTTTACCCGCTTCGACGTGCAGGCGACCGGCTTTCAGTGGGAGCAGCGGTGGGATTGGATCCCGCAAATCGGGCTGAGCTACTCCCTGGGCTTGGACGGGCTGGCTTTGTTGATGGTGGCCCTGAACGGGCTGCTCACTCTCATCGCCATTTTGACGGCTGAGCCGGAGACCAAGCGGCCCAATCTCTTTTACGGCTGCATTCTGCTGATGAGTGGGTCGGTCAACGGGGCTTTTGCCGCCCAGAACCTGCTGTTGTTTTTCCTCTTTTACGAGCTGGTGCTGATCCCGATCTACTTGCTCATTTCCATCTGGGGCAGCCCCAAGCGGGATTATGCCGCCATCAAGTTTTTGATCTACACCGCTGTTTCCGCCGTCTTCCTGTTGGGGGCGTTTCTGGCCGTCTACTGGCTGGGGGATCCCCATACTTTTGAGCTGGCCGAGATTCGCATCAGCTCCCTGGGCCCCGCTGCCCAAACCCTGGCCCTGTTGGCTTTGATTGTGGCCTTTGGCATCAAGATGCCGCTGGTGCCCTTCCACACCTGGCTGCCCGACGCCTACGGCGAGTCTTCCCCGCCGGTGGCGGTGCTGCTGGGAGGGGTGCTCTCCAAGTTGGGCACCTATGGTCTGTTTCGCTTTGGGCTGCAGTTGTTTCCCCAGGTTTGGGCCGATCTGAGTGGGCTGCTGGCCTGGTGGGGGGCTATTGCTGTGCTGTCGGGGGCTTTGGCGGCCATCGCCCAAAAAGACATCAAGCGCATGGTGGCCTACAGCTCCATCGGCCATATGGGCTACATCCTGCTGGGTATGGCGGCGGCCACGCCGATTAGCCTGACGGGGGCGATGGTGCAGATGGTCTCCCACGGCCTGATTCTGGCGCTGCTGTTTGATCTGGTGGGCCTGGTGGAGCGCAAGGTGGGAACGCGGGATCTCAACGTGATCAACGGCCTGCTCAATCCCCTGCGCGGCCTGCCCACGGTGAGTGCCCTGTTGATCTTGGGCGGCATGGCCAGCGCCGGGATCCCGGGCTTGGTGGGCTTTGTGGCCGAGTTTTTGATCTTCCAGGGCAGCTACCAAGATTTTCCGTTGCCCACGTTGCTCAGCATCTGCGGCACCGGCTTGACGGCGGTGTATTTTGTGATTTTGCTCAACCGCACCTGCTTCGGCAAATTGGACAACCGCACCGCCTACTACCCCCGGGTGCAAGGTTGGGAGCGGATCCCGGGCTTTCTTTTAACTGCCTTGATCGTCTGGTTTGGGATCCAGCCCATGAACCTGGTGAAATGGCCCCAAACCTTGGCCTTTACTCTATCCACCCAGGTGGCTCAAGCCCAGACGCTTGTCATCGCGGAAGCCGAACATTCTTCTCCCTCCAGTTTGCTGCAGGGATCCCTGATGGACAACGCAAGCTCATGA
- a CDS encoding NAD(P)H-quinone oxidoreductase subunit F, with amino-acid sequence MSLDGLVRTAWLIPLYALVAWLGALIWSPGITRRTGPRPAGYLNALLTLVAFLHSVGALVAIWDQPAQVIRLPWLQVGDLVLELPLQVSSLTLGACAVVTGLNLAAQIYGFGYMEMDWGWARFFSLLGLFEGGMCALALCDSLFFSYVILEILTLGTYLLVGFWFNQSLVVTGARDAFLTKRIGDLLLLMGVIAIYPLTGSWEFEDLTAWAKSVQAGAISVDPNLIALVGLGLLAGPVGKCAQFPLHLWLDEAMEGPIPSTILRNAVVVGTGAWVLIRLQPLYELSPTVLRLMLVIGGLTAVGGSLVALAQIDAKRALSYLVSAYMGLIFVAVGTGHTQQAYQLLLTYAPAMALLVMALGMVIWNSITQDLRYLGGLWSRRPISGLCFLTGMAGMVALPPFGSFWVLTDLWQQLAQSGQGLWAAVVLVTNAVTALGLTRVFGLVWGGKPQQMSERSPEVHWPMMLPSTAMMGVTLHVPMILAALDLLPALQGIPIAVMAGSSLAGIALGAWLYLPRGRRPVDWAFLADWQDLLANDFYTPKLYRASVVFVVRIISEVTALFDRYVVDGVVNLTSLVVLAGGQVLKYTTSGQLQAYVLTIVVGVALLGWLIL; translated from the coding sequence ATGAGTTTGGACGGGCTGGTCAGAACCGCGTGGTTAATTCCCCTCTATGCGCTAGTGGCGTGGCTGGGGGCGTTGATTTGGTCCCCTGGGATCACCCGGCGCACCGGCCCCCGACCGGCGGGCTATCTAAATGCGCTGCTGACCTTGGTGGCGTTCTTGCACAGTGTGGGGGCGCTGGTGGCGATTTGGGATCAGCCGGCGCAGGTGATTCGGCTGCCCTGGCTGCAGGTAGGGGATCTGGTGTTGGAGCTGCCGCTGCAGGTTTCATCGCTAACGCTGGGGGCCTGCGCCGTGGTGACGGGGCTAAACCTGGCGGCCCAGATCTACGGCTTTGGCTACATGGAAATGGACTGGGGCTGGGCGCGGTTCTTCTCGCTGCTGGGCCTGTTTGAGGGGGGGATGTGCGCTCTGGCTCTGTGCGACTCTTTGTTTTTCAGCTACGTCATCCTGGAGATTTTGACTCTGGGCACCTACCTGTTGGTGGGCTTTTGGTTTAACCAATCGCTGGTGGTAACTGGGGCCCGGGATGCTTTTCTAACCAAGCGCATCGGCGACCTGTTGCTCTTGATGGGGGTCATCGCCATCTATCCTTTGACGGGATCCTGGGAGTTTGAGGACTTGACGGCTTGGGCAAAGTCGGTGCAGGCAGGAGCTATCTCTGTGGATCCGAACTTGATCGCCTTGGTGGGGCTGGGGTTGCTGGCCGGCCCTGTGGGCAAGTGTGCCCAGTTCCCTCTGCATCTGTGGCTGGATGAGGCGATGGAAGGGCCGATCCCCTCTACGATCTTGCGCAATGCGGTGGTGGTGGGCACAGGAGCTTGGGTGTTGATTCGGCTGCAGCCGCTCTATGAGCTTTCCCCGACGGTGTTGCGGCTGATGCTGGTGATCGGGGGGCTGACGGCAGTGGGGGGATCCCTGGTGGCCCTGGCCCAAATTGATGCCAAGCGGGCCTTGTCCTACCTGGTGAGCGCCTACATGGGCTTGATCTTTGTAGCGGTGGGCACAGGACACACGCAACAGGCCTACCAACTGCTGCTCACCTATGCGCCGGCGATGGCCTTGCTGGTGATGGCGCTGGGCATGGTGATCTGGAACAGCATTACCCAGGATCTGCGCTATCTGGGGGGCTTGTGGTCGCGGCGGCCCATTTCCGGCCTGTGCTTTTTGACGGGGATGGCCGGCATGGTGGCCCTGCCGCCTTTCGGCTCCTTCTGGGTGCTGACGGATCTGTGGCAGCAGTTGGCGCAATCGGGGCAGGGGCTGTGGGCGGCAGTGGTGCTGGTCACCAACGCGGTAACGGCGCTGGGGCTGACGCGGGTATTCGGCCTGGTTTGGGGAGGCAAGCCGCAGCAGATGAGCGAGCGCTCCCCAGAGGTGCACTGGCCGATGATGTTGCCCAGCACGGCCATGATGGGGGTGACGCTGCATGTGCCGATGATTCTGGCGGCCTTGGATCTCTTGCCGGCTCTGCAGGGGATCCCGATTGCGGTGATGGCCGGATCCAGCTTGGCGGGCATCGCGTTGGGAGCCTGGCTGTACCTGCCGCGGGGGCGGCGGCCAGTGGACTGGGCTTTCTTGGCCGACTGGCAGGATCTGCTGGCCAACGACTTCTACACCCCCAAGCTCTACCGCGCCAGCGTGGTGTTTGTGGTGCGCATCATTTCTGAGGTTACGGCCCTCTTTGACCGCTACGTGGTGGACGGCGTGGTGAATTTGACCAGCTTAGTTGTGCTGGCAGGAGGTCAGGTTTTGAAATACACCACCTCCGGCCAGTTGCAGGCCTATGTGCTGACGATTGTGGTGGGGGTGGCCCTGCTGGGCTGGCTAATTCTCTAG
- the psbM gene encoding photosystem II reaction center protein PsbM, whose amino-acid sequence METNYLGLLATILVILVPSIFLVILYVQTSSKSES is encoded by the coding sequence ATGGAGACGAACTACCTGGGCCTTTTGGCCACCATTTTGGTTATTCTGGTGCCCTCGATCTTCCTGGTGATCTTGTACGTGCAGACTTCCAGCAAGTCGGAGAGCTGA
- a CDS encoding 2Fe-2S iron-sulfur cluster-binding protein — protein MATIRFVNENREIVVAEGANLRLKALENQIDLYKMMAKLLNCGGNGQCGTCVVEIVEGAENLSPRTEAENRKLKRKPDTYRLACQTKVLGDVAVKTKP, from the coding sequence ATGGCAACGATTCGCTTTGTCAACGAGAATAGAGAGATCGTCGTCGCGGAAGGCGCTAACCTGCGCTTGAAGGCGCTGGAGAACCAGATCGACCTCTACAAGATGATGGCCAAGCTGCTCAACTGCGGCGGCAACGGCCAGTGTGGCACCTGTGTGGTGGAGATTGTCGAGGGAGCCGAGAACCTCTCTCCCCGCACCGAGGCGGAAAACCGCAAGCTCAAGCGCAAGCCCGATACCTATCGTCTCGCCTGCCAGACGAAGGTATTGGGGGATGTTGCGGTGAAGACGAAACCCTAG
- the psbB gene encoding photosystem II chlorophyll-binding protein CP47 yields the protein MGLPWYRVHTVVLNDPGRLIAVHLMHTALVAGWAGSMALYETAIFDPSDPVLNPMWRQGMFVMPFMVRLGVVNSWGGWNIYGESVANPGFWTFEGVATAHIVLSGLLFLAACWHWVYWDLELFRDPRTGEPALDLPKIFGIHLLLAGILCFGFGAFHLTGVFGPGMWVSDPYATTGHVQPVAPEWGPAGFNPYNAGGVVAHHIAAGIVGIIAGLFHITVRPPQRLYKALRMGNIESVLSSSIAAVFFAGFVVAGTMWYGSATTPVELFGPTRYQWDSGYFNQEINRRVNAAMEAGMTRSEAYNSLPKSLLFYDYVGNSPAKGGLFRAGPMNKGDGIAIEWLGYPVFRDRESRELTVQRMPNFFETFPVILRDADGVVRADIPFRRAESRYSFEQVGVTVEFYGGKLDGQVFTDPPTVKKYARMAQLGQLFEFDRETPKADGTFHTSPRGWFTFAHAVFALLFFFGHIWHGARTLFRDVFAGIDPNMSEEMVEFGVFQKVGDPTTRKVQEA from the coding sequence ATGGGACTACCGTGGTACCGGGTCCACACCGTTGTATTAAATGACCCAGGTCGCCTGATCGCGGTACACCTGATGCACACTGCGCTGGTGGCAGGTTGGGCCGGATCGATGGCGCTGTATGAAACGGCTATTTTCGATCCATCGGATCCTGTCCTGAATCCGATGTGGCGTCAGGGCATGTTCGTCATGCCATTCATGGTGCGTCTGGGGGTGGTCAACTCCTGGGGCGGCTGGAATATCTACGGCGAGAGCGTGGCCAATCCCGGCTTCTGGACGTTTGAAGGGGTAGCCACTGCTCACATTGTTTTGTCTGGCTTGCTCTTTTTGGCCGCCTGCTGGCACTGGGTGTACTGGGATCTGGAGCTGTTCCGGGATCCCCGTACCGGCGAGCCGGCTTTGGACTTGCCGAAGATTTTTGGGATCCACCTGCTCTTGGCCGGGATCCTTTGTTTCGGCTTTGGGGCTTTTCACCTGACGGGGGTGTTTGGCCCAGGGATGTGGGTCAGCGACCCCTACGCGACGACAGGGCATGTGCAGCCGGTGGCGCCGGAGTGGGGGCCGGCAGGGTTTAACCCCTACAACGCTGGCGGGGTGGTGGCCCACCACATTGCCGCGGGCATCGTGGGCATCATTGCCGGCCTGTTTCACATTACAGTACGCCCACCCCAACGCCTCTACAAGGCTCTGCGCATGGGGAACATTGAGAGCGTGCTCTCCAGCTCGATTGCGGCCGTGTTTTTTGCCGGCTTTGTGGTGGCCGGGACGATGTGGTACGGCAGTGCCACCACTCCTGTGGAGCTGTTTGGCCCCACCCGCTACCAATGGGACTCCGGCTATTTCAACCAGGAAATTAACCGGCGCGTCAATGCCGCTATGGAGGCCGGGATGACCCGCAGCGAGGCCTACAATTCTCTCCCCAAGTCGCTGCTCTTCTACGATTACGTGGGTAACAGCCCGGCCAAGGGTGGTTTGTTCCGGGCTGGTCCGATGAACAAGGGAGACGGTATTGCTATCGAGTGGCTGGGCTACCCCGTCTTCCGGGACCGTGAAAGTCGGGAGCTGACGGTGCAACGCATGCCCAACTTCTTCGAGACGTTCCCCGTCATCCTGCGGGACGCCGATGGCGTGGTGCGGGCGGACATTCCCTTCCGGCGCGCCGAGTCACGCTACAGCTTTGAGCAGGTGGGCGTGACGGTGGAGTTCTACGGCGGCAAGCTGGACGGTCAGGTGTTCACTGACCCGCCAACGGTTAAAAAGTATGCCCGTATGGCTCAGTTGGGCCAGCTCTTCGAGTTCGACCGCGAAACGCCTAAGGCCGACGGCACTTTCCACACCAGCCCCCGCGGTTGGTTTACCTTCGCCCACGCGGTCTTTGCGCTGCTGTTCTTCTTCGGGCACATCTGGCACGGCGCCCGTACTCTCTTCCGGGATGTGTTCGCCGGTATTGACCCGAACATGAGCGAGGAAATGGTGGAATTCGGCGTCTTCCAGAAAGTGGGGGATCCCACCACGCGCAAGGTGCAAGAAGCGTAA
- a CDS encoding photosystem II reaction center protein T, whose amino-acid sequence MEAITYTFILFLTLGLLFFAVAFRETPRIQKK is encoded by the coding sequence ATGGAAGCCATCACCTACACCTTTATTCTGTTTTTGACGCTGGGCCTTCTGTTTTTTGCCGTCGCCTTTCGCGAAACTCCTAGGATTCAGAAGAAGTAA
- a CDS encoding response regulator, producing MATVLLVEDDPINARVFDKVLRRRGGFEVFHSQDVEEILRLAQAHEVDVILLDVSLSQSTFRGEAVDGIRIAQLLKGDPKSSSIPIILVTAHAMRGDREAFLAQSGANGYIAKPVVDHEEMVNQVRRVLAQAQQG from the coding sequence ATGGCAACAGTGCTGCTGGTGGAAGACGATCCAATTAACGCCCGCGTTTTCGACAAAGTGTTGCGGCGGCGAGGCGGGTTTGAGGTCTTTCACAGCCAGGATGTGGAGGAGATCCTACGGCTGGCGCAGGCGCACGAGGTGGACGTGATTTTGCTGGATGTCTCCCTTTCTCAAAGCACCTTTCGTGGCGAGGCCGTGGACGGGATCCGCATTGCCCAACTGCTGAAGGGGGATCCCAAAAGCAGCTCCATTCCCATCATTTTGGTGACGGCCCATGCCATGCGGGGCGACCGCGAGGCCTTTTTGGCTCAAAGTGGGGCCAATGGCTACATCGCCAAGCCGGTGGTGGATCACGAGGAGATGGTGAACCAGGTGCGCAGGGTGTTGGCTCAGGCCCAGCAGGGCTAA
- the purQ gene encoding phosphoribosylformylglycinamidine synthase subunit PurQ — protein MAKVRFGIVVFPGSNCDRDVAWVTRGLLGCPTRLIWHRETDLSGLDVVVLPGGFSYGDYLRAGALARFAPVMGSLAEHGARGGYVLGICNGFQILTEAGLLPGALVRNANLHFICDRVGIRVERQDLPWTSAYPCGATLTLPIAHGEGRYVCDADTLKQLQDRGQIVFRYAPVAPNGSVDNIAGICDPSGRILGLMPHPERAADPDLPGQDGIPFWQSIVQSLAG, from the coding sequence ATGGCTAAGGTAAGGTTTGGCATTGTCGTTTTCCCCGGTTCCAATTGTGACCGCGACGTGGCCTGGGTAACCCGCGGCCTCTTGGGCTGCCCGACGCGACTCATCTGGCACCGGGAAACCGATTTATCGGGGCTGGATGTGGTGGTGCTGCCAGGGGGCTTCAGCTACGGGGATTATCTACGAGCTGGGGCGCTGGCCCGTTTTGCGCCAGTGATGGGATCCCTGGCCGAGCATGGGGCGCGGGGGGGCTATGTCCTGGGCATTTGCAACGGCTTCCAGATCTTGACAGAAGCCGGTCTGCTGCCGGGGGCGCTGGTGCGCAACGCCAACCTGCACTTTATCTGCGACCGGGTAGGGATCCGCGTGGAGCGGCAAGACCTGCCCTGGACCAGCGCTTACCCTTGCGGAGCCACCCTGACCCTGCCCATCGCCCATGGGGAAGGCCGCTACGTCTGCGATGCCGATACCCTCAAGCAGTTGCAGGACAGGGGGCAGATCGTCTTTCGCTATGCTCCGGTCGCGCCCAATGGCTCGGTGGACAACATCGCCGGCATTTGTGACCCTAGCGGTCGCATCCTCGGCCTGATGCCTCACCCGGAGCGGGCGGCGGATCCCGACTTGCCGGGGCAGGATGGGATCCCCTTTTGGCAGTCCATTGTCCAAAGCCTGGCCGGTTAG
- the purS gene encoding phosphoribosylformylglycinamidine synthase subunit PurS: MQFQAQIQIHLRPSVLDPAGAALQASLHRLGHTQVQGVRIGKHIQLRLEAPDAETAREQVNELCEQLLANPVIETYQIQVDPVES; the protein is encoded by the coding sequence ATGCAGTTCCAGGCCCAGATTCAGATCCACCTGCGCCCCTCGGTACTTGATCCTGCTGGGGCTGCTCTCCAGGCTAGCTTGCATCGGTTAGGGCATACCCAGGTGCAGGGAGTGCGCATTGGCAAACACATCCAACTGCGGCTAGAGGCCCCTGACGCCGAAACTGCCCGAGAGCAGGTGAACGAGCTGTGCGAGCAACTGCTGGCCAATCCGGTCATCGAGACCTATCAAATCCAAGTGGATCCTGTAGAGAGTTGA
- a CDS encoding ABC transporter permease → MDAARVVAIAQNVFRETIRDRVLYLVMVFAVAMLGAIVLIPQVANQAHNKIIADLGLAAIHFLALVVAIFVGTGLVNKEIERRTVYVLIAKPMSRAEFIVGKHLGLSALLSVLLVIMTAVFLLSLLLVQAPISPWAILWAVVFTFLELVLIVAAALLFGVFTSPILATLYTIALFIMGHASRALLQLSKLVEDAGFGKVFEVIYLVLPDLERFNLRDAAVYGQIPPPTQLLGDALYGLIYTVLLLILTVLVFARREF, encoded by the coding sequence ATGGATGCGGCGCGCGTCGTGGCCATTGCCCAGAATGTTTTCCGGGAAACGATTCGGGATCGCGTTCTCTATCTGGTGATGGTGTTTGCGGTGGCCATGTTGGGAGCCATCGTTTTGATCCCCCAGGTAGCCAACCAGGCCCACAACAAGATCATTGCCGATCTGGGTCTGGCCGCTATCCACTTCCTGGCGCTGGTGGTGGCTATTTTCGTCGGCACCGGGCTGGTGAATAAAGAGATCGAGAGGCGCACGGTCTATGTGCTGATTGCCAAGCCCATGAGCCGGGCGGAGTTTATTGTCGGCAAGCATCTGGGCCTGTCGGCTTTGCTGTCGGTGCTGCTGGTCATAATGACGGCCGTCTTTTTGCTCAGCCTGCTGTTGGTGCAGGCCCCCATTTCCCCCTGGGCCATTCTCTGGGCAGTAGTTTTCACCTTTTTGGAACTGGTGCTGATTGTGGCGGCAGCGCTGCTGTTTGGGGTTTTTACCTCTCCAATTTTGGCCACCCTCTACACCATTGCCCTGTTCATTATGGGCCACGCCAGCCGCGCCCTGCTGCAGTTAAGCAAGCTGGTGGAAGACGCAGGTTTTGGCAAGGTGTTCGAGGTCATTTACTTGGTCTTGCCGGATCTGGAGCGCTTTAATCTAAGAGATGCTGCCGTTTACGGCCAAATTCCTCCGCCCACCCAGCTCCTTGGTGACGCGCTTTACGGTCTGATCTACACCGTTTTGCTGCTCATTTTGACGGTGCTGGTGTTTGCCCGGCGTGAGTTCTAA
- a CDS encoding 2-phosphosulfolactate phosphatase family protein, with the protein MQLFHFHTPEQVPPAGIPACAVAIDVLRATTTIAAALAAGAEAVEVFADLQSLQAASRSWPASKRLLAGERGGKTVTGFDLGNSPREYTPERVRDQRIFMSTTNGTRTLQRLERIPVVITAALVNLGAVVEFLRRGAFAEVWLVGSGWEGAFALEDTACAGAVLHRLGCSWEQLGNDEAVAALALYQTWQDNLLGLLRRSSHGQRLLAISPENDSDLAYCAKLDRLSVVPQQVQPGVLALAG; encoded by the coding sequence ATGCAACTTTTCCACTTCCACACCCCTGAGCAAGTCCCTCCGGCAGGGATCCCAGCCTGCGCAGTGGCCATCGACGTGCTGCGGGCCACCACCACCATCGCCGCAGCTCTGGCGGCAGGGGCAGAGGCCGTTGAGGTGTTTGCCGACTTGCAGTCCTTGCAAGCGGCCAGCCGGAGCTGGCCGGCCTCCAAACGGCTCTTGGCCGGGGAGCGAGGCGGCAAAACGGTGACGGGATTTGACCTAGGCAACTCCCCCCGCGAGTACACCCCAGAGCGCGTGCGGGACCAGCGCATCTTCATGAGTACCACCAACGGCACCCGCACCCTGCAGCGCTTAGAAAGGATCCCGGTGGTGATCACGGCGGCCCTGGTGAACTTGGGAGCGGTAGTGGAGTTTCTCAGGCGAGGAGCTTTTGCCGAGGTGTGGCTGGTGGGATCCGGCTGGGAAGGGGCGTTTGCTTTGGAAGACACCGCCTGTGCCGGGGCAGTTCTGCATCGCCTGGGCTGCTCGTGGGAGCAGTTGGGCAACGACGAGGCAGTAGCCGCCCTGGCCCTCTACCAAACTTGGCAAGACAATCTCCTGGGCCTGTTGCGGCGCTCCAGCCATGGGCAGCGGCTGCTGGCAATTAGCCCCGAAAACGACAGCGACCTGGCCTATTGTGCCAAGTTGGATCGGCTCTCAGTGGTGCCCCAGCAGGTTCAGCCCGGAGTTTTGGCCCTCGCCGGCTAG
- the argC gene encoding N-acetyl-gamma-glutamyl-phosphate reductase: MATTAPRSLPPTDPVRVAIVGASGYGGVQLARLLSEHPGAQITYLAGQDSAGKRYGDLYPHLAQAVDLTIQPVDVEAIAASSDVVFLSLPNGLAADLAPPLLAKGCKVLDLSADYRFRNLATYQSWYRLGQTDPNWPSPAYRQANEQAVYGLPELYREAIAQAQLVACPGCYPTASLLAVAPLLRQGLVELDSLIFDAKSGVSGAGRTPKLGSLFAEVDSSLGAYGVAQHRHTPEIEQACSDLTHTPITVQFTPHLVPMVRGIHVTLYANLRDPGLVGEDLITIYNAFYRQSPWVKVLPRGVYPQTKWVAGTNTCMIGVEVDTRTNRVIVLSVIDNLMKGQAGQAVQCLNLMMGWPETLGLPQLAFYP, translated from the coding sequence ATGGCCACTACGGCGCCTCGTTCTCTTCCTCCCACCGATCCCGTCCGTGTCGCCATTGTCGGGGCCTCCGGGTATGGAGGGGTGCAGTTAGCGCGGCTGCTCAGCGAACACCCCGGCGCGCAGATCACCTACCTGGCCGGTCAAGACAGCGCCGGCAAACGCTACGGGGATCTCTATCCTCACTTGGCCCAGGCGGTGGATTTGACCATCCAGCCTGTGGATGTGGAGGCCATTGCTGCTAGCAGCGACGTTGTCTTTTTGTCTCTGCCCAACGGCCTGGCGGCAGACCTGGCGCCGCCTTTGCTGGCCAAAGGGTGCAAAGTTCTCGATCTCTCAGCAGACTACCGCTTTCGCAACCTGGCCACCTACCAATCCTGGTATCGCTTGGGGCAGACGGATCCCAACTGGCCTAGCCCTGCCTATCGCCAGGCCAACGAGCAGGCGGTTTACGGGCTGCCAGAACTCTACCGGGAGGCCATCGCCCAAGCGCAACTGGTAGCCTGCCCCGGCTGCTACCCCACGGCCTCCCTGTTGGCGGTTGCCCCTCTGCTGCGGCAGGGGTTGGTGGAGCTGGACAGCCTGATTTTCGATGCCAAATCGGGCGTCTCGGGGGCGGGCCGCACCCCCAAGCTGGGATCCCTATTTGCCGAGGTGGACAGCTCGCTAGGCGCCTATGGCGTGGCCCAACACCGGCACACACCCGAGATCGAGCAGGCCTGCTCCGACCTCACCCACACCCCCATCACCGTGCAATTTACGCCCCACCTGGTGCCGATGGTGCGGGGCATCCACGTGACCTTGTACGCCAACCTGCGGGATCCCGGCCTTGTGGGCGAAGATCTCATCACCATTTACAACGCCTTCTATCGCCAATCCCCCTGGGTCAAGGTGCTGCCCCGCGGCGTTTACCCGCAAACCAAGTGGGTTGCCGGCACCAACACCTGCATGATTGGGGTGGAAGTGGATACCCGCACCAACCGAGTCATTGTCCTGTCGGTCATCGACAACCTCATGAAGGGACAAGCCGGGCAAGCGGTGCAATGCCTCAACCTAATGATGGGGTGGCCGGAAACCTTGGGCCTACCACAGCTCGCCTTTTACCCCTAG